A stretch of the Capsicum annuum cultivar UCD-10X-F1 chromosome 10, UCD10Xv1.1, whole genome shotgun sequence genome encodes the following:
- the LOC107845460 gene encoding transcription activator GLK1-like isoform X1: MMLVVSTPLSYKNERGNYDLFQDFPDGNLIDTIDFDDFFEGINDGDLLQNLKILDEFDISKNNTTTNLNVKTKSKENDKSKKSSSQIKNPEGKKKVKVDWTPELHRRFVKAVEKLGVDKAVPSRLLELMATDGLTRHNIASHLQKYRAHRKHLLAREAEAASWTQRKQMYDGAIAIGGGGKRVIMNPWSAPPTMGFPPMAHHIRPLHVWGHPYVNNSFWHPHYQGVPNSLAPGTPCFPSPTRFAAALMVPGVPPPFASGQTPHLHPTKESIDAAIEDVLSKPQTPLPIGLKPPSIDSVLNELQCQGITKIPPT; the protein is encoded by the exons ATGATGCTTGTTGTATCTACACCATTGAGCTACAAAAATGAAAGGGGaaattatgatttatttcaagattttccTGATGGGAATTTAATCGACACCATTgattttgatgacttttttgagGGAATCAACGATGGAGATTTGCTGCAAAATTTGAAAATCCTTGATGAATTTGATATTAGCAAGAATAATACAACTACTAATCTAAATGTGAAAACAAAGTCAAAGGAAAATGATAAATCCAAGAAATCGTCAAGCCAAATCAAGAATCCTGAAGGGAAGAAAAAAgtgaag GTTGATTGGACTCCAGAGCTGCACAGGAGATTTGTAAAAGCAGTAGAGAAATTAGGTGTGGATAAAGCAGTTCCATCAAGACTTTTAGAGCTTATGGCTACTGATGGTCTCACTAGACATAACATTGCCAGCCATCTTCAA AAATATCGAGCTCATCGAAAACATTTATTAGCAAGGGAAGCTGAGGCAGCAAGCTGGACCCAAAGGAAGCAAATGTATGATGGAGCCATTGCGATCGGAGGCGGAGGGAAGAGAGTTATAATGAACCCATGGTCTGCACCACCAACCATGGGTTTTCCACCCATGGCTCATCATATTAGACCCTTACATGTTTGGGGGCATCCAtatgtaaataattctttttggCATCCACATTATCAAGGA GTACCAAATTCTCTTGCACCAGGCACTCCTTGCTTTCCTTCACCAACG AGATTTGCAGCAGCTCTTATGGTCCCTGGCGTTCCACCACCCTTTGCATCAGGACAAACTCCACATTTGCATCCT ACAAAAGAGAGCATAGATGCAGCAATTGAAGATGTTTTATCAAAGCCACAAACGCCACTTCCTATAGGATTGAAACCTCCATCAATTGATAGTGTGTTGAATGAATTACAATGTCAAGGGATTACAAAAATACCTCcaacttga
- the LOC107845460 gene encoding transcription activator GLK1-like (The RefSeq protein has 4 substitutions compared to this genomic sequence) yields the protein MLVVSTPLSYKNERGNYDLFQDFPDGNLIDTIDFDDFFDGINDGDLLQNLKILDEFDISKNNTTTNLNVKTKSKENDKSKKSSSQIKNPEGKKKVKVDWTPELHRRFVKAVEKLGVDKAVPSRILELMATDGLTRHNIASHLQKYRAHRKHLLAREAEAASWTQRKQMYGGAIAIGGGGKRVIMNPWSAPPTMGFPPMAHHIRPLHVWGHPYVNNSFWHPHYQGVPNSLAPGTPCFPSPTRFAAPLMVPGVPPPFASGQTPHLHPTKESIDAAIEDVLSKPQTPLPIGLKPPSIDSVLNELQCQGITKIPPT from the exons ATGCTTGTTGTATCTACACCATTGAGCTACAAAAATGAAAGGGGaaattatgatttatttcaagattttccTGATGGGAATTTAATCGACACCATTgattttgatgacttttttgagGGAATCAACGATGGAGATTTGCTGCAAAATTTGAAAATCCTTGATGAATTTGATATTAGCAAGAATAATACAACTACTAATCTAAATGTGAAAACAAAGTCAAAGGAAAATGATAAATCCAAGAAATCGTCAAGCCAAATCAAGAATCCTGAAGGGAAGAAAAAAgtgaag GTTGATTGGACTCCAGAGCTGCACAGGAGATTTGTAAAAGCAGTAGAGAAATTAGGTGTGGATAAAGCAGTTCCATCAAGACTTTTAGAGCTTATGGCTACTGATGGTCTCACTAGACATAACATTGCCAGCCATCTTCAA AAATATCGAGCTCATCGAAAACATTTATTAGCAAGGGAAGCTGAGGCAGCAAGCTGGACCCAAAGGAAGCAAATGTATGATGGAGCCATTGCGATCGGAGGCGGAGGGAAGAGAGTTATAATGAACCCATGGTCTGCACCACCAACCATGGGTTTTCCACCCATGGCTCATCATATTAGACCCTTACATGTTTGGGGGCATCCAtatgtaaataattctttttggCATCCACATTATCAAGGA GTACCAAATTCTCTTGCACCAGGCACTCCTTGCTTTCCTTCACCAACG AGATTTGCAGCAGCTCTTATGGTCCCTGGCGTTCCACCACCCTTTGCATCAGGACAAACTCCACATTTGCATCCT ACAAAAGAGAGCATAGATGCAGCAATTGAAGATGTTTTATCAAAGCCACAAACGCCACTTCCTATAGGATTGAAACCTCCATCAATTGATAGTGTGTTGAATGAATTACAATGTCAAGGGATTACAAAAATACCTCcaacttga
- the LOC107845266 gene encoding 26S proteasome non-ATPase regulatory subunit 2 homolog A isoform X2, with protein MTSVPKPLKFLRPHYGTLKGFYEKMPDSDLKTLLADILSVLALTMSAEGERESLKYRLLGSQGDIGSWGHEYVRNLAGEIGQEYAKRQSEEAPIDDLMELVQQIVSFNMKHNAEPDAVDLLIEVEDLDLLVEHVDSSNCKRTCSYLTSFAKYLPGPDDMLVLDIAYTIYMKFEEYPLALVTALALDNMQSIKQVFTSCDDNLMKRQFCYILARHGQTFDIDEELCASDEEREVLQEIVNNVKLSEGYLALARDIEVMEAKTPDDIYKPHLLDGRASAGASVDSARQNLAATFVNAFVNAGFGQDKLMTVPSEATSGGSSASWLFKNKEHGKASAAASLGMILLWDVDSGLAQLDKYFHSTDTHVIAGALLGVGIVNCGIKNDCDPALALLAEYVDKDDPSIRIGAIMGLGLAYAGAQNEQIRSILTPILGDNKASLDVIAFAAISLGLVYVGSCNEEIAQAIIFSLMERIESELGDPLSRLLPLGLGLLYLGKQESVEATAEVSKTFHEKIRKHCDMTLLSCAYAGTGNVLKVQHFLGECAQHLEKGESYQGAAVLGIAMVAMSEELGLEMTIRSLEHLLQYGDQNIRRAVPLALGLLCISNPKVNVMDTLSRLSHDSDTEVAMAAIISLGLIGAGTNNARIAGILRNLSSYHYKEANLLFCLRIAQGLVHLGKGLMTLSPYHSERFLLSPTALAGLITVLHICLDMKAIILGKYHYVLYFLTLAMQPRMLMTVDENLKPLSVPVRVGQAVDVTGQAGRPKTITGFQTHSTPVLLAAGDRAELATEKYIPLSPILEGFVILKENPECRDDN; from the exons ATGACATCGGTTCCAAAACCACTGAAGTTCTTGCGTCCCCATTATGGAACACTAAAAGGATTTTATGAGAAAATGCCTGATTCTGATTTAAAG ACACTTCTGGCAGATATTCTCTCTGTTCTGGCGTTGACAATGTCTGCTGAAGGAGAAAGG GAGAGCTTGAAGTATAGACTGTTGGGATCTCAAGGAGACATTGGTTCCTGGGGACACGAATATGTTAG GAACTTGGCTGGAGAAATTGGACAAGAGTATGCAAAGCGTCAG AGTGAAGAGGCCCCAATTGACGATCTTATGGAGCTCGTGCAACAAATTGTTTCTTTCAACATGAAG CATAATGCCGAACCTGACGCCGTGGATCTTTTAATCGAG GTTGAAGACCTTGATCTCTTGGTGGAGCATGTGGATAGCAGCAATTGTAAAAGGACTTGCTCTTATCTCACCAGTTTTGCTAA ATACCTTCCTGGGCCTGATGACATGTTGGTACTTGATATTGCATACACTATATACATGAAGTTTGAGGAGTATCCTCTCGCACTTGTGACTGCATTAGCCCTAGACAACATGCAG TCTATAAAGCAAGTTTTTACGTCATGTGATGATAATCTAATGAAGAGGCAATTCTGTTACATCCTTGCTCGCCAT GGTCAAAcatttgatattgatgaagagCTGTGCGCGAGTGATGAAGAGAGAGAAGTATTGCAGGAAATTGTTAACAATGTGAAATTAAGTGAAGGGTATCTTGCACTTGCTCGTGATATTGAGGTTATGGAAGCCAAAACCCCCGATGACATATACAAG CCACATTTGCTTGATGGCCGAGCTAGTGCAGGGGCAAGTGTAGATTCGGCTAGACAAAATTTGGCTGCTACTTTCGTCAATGCATTTGTCAATGCTGGTTTTGGCCAG GATAAGTTGATGACAGTACCATCAGAGGCAACAAGTGGTGGTTCCTCTGCAAGCTggcttttcaaaaataaagaacatGGGAAGGCTAGTGCTGCAGCAAGTTTG GGAATGATCCTGCTTTGGGATGTTGATTCTGGGCTTGCACAACTTGACAAATAtttccatagtactgacacccATGTAATTGCTGGTGCACTATTAGGAGTTGGGATTGTAAACTGTGGCATCAAGAATGATTGTGATCCG GCATTGGCACTTCTTGCTGAATATGTTGACAAAGATGATCCTTCAATTAGAATAGGCGCTATAATGGGTCTAGGTCTTGCTTATGCAGGTGCTCAGAATGAGCAG ATCAGAAGTATATTGACTCCCATACTTGGAGATAATAAGGCGTCCCTTGATGTAATTGCATTTGCTGCAATATCGTTGGGCTTGGTGTATGTGGGTTCATGTAACGAAGAGATTGCCCAGGCAATCATATTTTCATTGATGGAACGAATCGAGTCAGAATTGGGAGATCCCCTTTCCCGTCTCTTGCCTCTAGGCCTTGGTCTTTTATACCTTGGGAAGCAG GAAAGCGTCGAGGCTACAGCTGAAGTTTCGAAGACTTTCCATGAGAAGATCAGAAAGCATTGTGATATGACCCTCCTTTCTTGTGCCTATGCTGGGACTGGCAATGTACTTAAG GTCCAACACTTTCTTGGTGAATGTGCTCAACATCTTGAAAAGGGTGAAAGCTATCAGGGAGCAGCTGTCCTTGGTATTGCGATGGTTGCAATGTCTGAAGAATTGGGGCTTGAAATGACAATACGCTCACTAGAACATCTTTTGCAGTATGGGGATCAAAATATCAGAAGAGCTGTTCCGTTGGCTCTTGGTCTCCTCTGCATATCAAATCCAAAG GTTAATGTCATGGACACTCTGAGCAGGCTTAGTCATGATTCAGACACTGAAGTCGCAATG GCTGCTATCATTTCCTTGGGATTGATAGGTGCTGGAACAAACAATGCTCGAATAGCTGGCATACTTCGTAACCTGTCCAGTTACCATTACAAAGAAGCCAACCTTCTTTTCTGT TTGCGGATCGCCCAAGGTCTTGTCCATCTAGGGAAGGGCTTGATGACTCTCTCACCATATCATTCGGAACGATTTTTGTTATCTCC GACTGCACTAGCTGGACTTATTACTGTGCTGCACATATGTCTTGATATGAAGGCCATTATCTTGGGGAAATATCACTATGTGCTTTATTTTCTGACACTGGCGATGCAG CCAAGGATGCTAATGACTGTGGATGAGAACTTAAAACCGTTGTCAGTGCCGGTTCGAGTTGGCCAAGCTGTTGATGTTACAGGTCAGGCTGGTCGACCAAAGACTATTACAGGTTTCCAGACACACTCAACCCCAGTTCTCCTTGCTGCTGGGGATCGAGCTGAGCTCGCCACAGAAAA GTACATTCCACTTTCGCCCATTCTTGAAGGCTTTGTCATATTGAAGGAGAATCCCGAATGTAGGGATGATAACTAG
- the LOC107845460 gene encoding transcription activator GLK1-like isoform X3: MMLVVSTPLSYKNERGNYDLFQDFPDGNLIDTIDFDDFFEGINDGDLLQNLKILDEFDISKNNTTTNLNVKTKSKENDKSKKSSSQIKNPEGKKKVKKYRAHRKHLLAREAEAASWTQRKQMYDGAIAIGGGGKRVIMNPWSAPPTMGFPPMAHHIRPLHVWGHPYVNNSFWHPHYQGVPNSLAPGTPCFPSPTRFAAALMVPGVPPPFASGQTPHLHPTKESIDAAIEDVLSKPQTPLPIGLKPPSIDSVLNELQCQGITKIPPT; the protein is encoded by the exons ATGATGCTTGTTGTATCTACACCATTGAGCTACAAAAATGAAAGGGGaaattatgatttatttcaagattttccTGATGGGAATTTAATCGACACCATTgattttgatgacttttttgagGGAATCAACGATGGAGATTTGCTGCAAAATTTGAAAATCCTTGATGAATTTGATATTAGCAAGAATAATACAACTACTAATCTAAATGTGAAAACAAAGTCAAAGGAAAATGATAAATCCAAGAAATCGTCAAGCCAAATCAAGAATCCTGAAGGGAAGAAAAAAgtgaag AAATATCGAGCTCATCGAAAACATTTATTAGCAAGGGAAGCTGAGGCAGCAAGCTGGACCCAAAGGAAGCAAATGTATGATGGAGCCATTGCGATCGGAGGCGGAGGGAAGAGAGTTATAATGAACCCATGGTCTGCACCACCAACCATGGGTTTTCCACCCATGGCTCATCATATTAGACCCTTACATGTTTGGGGGCATCCAtatgtaaataattctttttggCATCCACATTATCAAGGA GTACCAAATTCTCTTGCACCAGGCACTCCTTGCTTTCCTTCACCAACG AGATTTGCAGCAGCTCTTATGGTCCCTGGCGTTCCACCACCCTTTGCATCAGGACAAACTCCACATTTGCATCCT ACAAAAGAGAGCATAGATGCAGCAATTGAAGATGTTTTATCAAAGCCACAAACGCCACTTCCTATAGGATTGAAACCTCCATCAATTGATAGTGTGTTGAATGAATTACAATGTCAAGGGATTACAAAAATACCTCcaacttga
- the LOC107845460 gene encoding transcription activator GLK1-like isoform X2, which translates to MMLVVSTPLSYKNERGNYDLFQDFPDGNLIDTIDFDDFFEGINDGDLLQNLKILDEFDISKNNTTTNLNVKTKSKENDKSKKSSSQIKNPEGKKKVKVDWTPELHRRFVKAVEKLGVDKAVPSRLLELMATDGLTRHNIASHLQKYRAHRKHLLAREAEAASWTQRKQMYDGAIAIGGGGKRVIMNPWSAPPTMGFPPMAHHIRPLHVWGHPYVNNSFWHPHYQGVPNSLAPGTPCFPSPTTKESIDAAIEDVLSKPQTPLPIGLKPPSIDSVLNELQCQGITKIPPT; encoded by the exons ATGATGCTTGTTGTATCTACACCATTGAGCTACAAAAATGAAAGGGGaaattatgatttatttcaagattttccTGATGGGAATTTAATCGACACCATTgattttgatgacttttttgagGGAATCAACGATGGAGATTTGCTGCAAAATTTGAAAATCCTTGATGAATTTGATATTAGCAAGAATAATACAACTACTAATCTAAATGTGAAAACAAAGTCAAAGGAAAATGATAAATCCAAGAAATCGTCAAGCCAAATCAAGAATCCTGAAGGGAAGAAAAAAgtgaag GTTGATTGGACTCCAGAGCTGCACAGGAGATTTGTAAAAGCAGTAGAGAAATTAGGTGTGGATAAAGCAGTTCCATCAAGACTTTTAGAGCTTATGGCTACTGATGGTCTCACTAGACATAACATTGCCAGCCATCTTCAA AAATATCGAGCTCATCGAAAACATTTATTAGCAAGGGAAGCTGAGGCAGCAAGCTGGACCCAAAGGAAGCAAATGTATGATGGAGCCATTGCGATCGGAGGCGGAGGGAAGAGAGTTATAATGAACCCATGGTCTGCACCACCAACCATGGGTTTTCCACCCATGGCTCATCATATTAGACCCTTACATGTTTGGGGGCATCCAtatgtaaataattctttttggCATCCACATTATCAAGGA GTACCAAATTCTCTTGCACCAGGCACTCCTTGCTTTCCTTCACCAACG ACAAAAGAGAGCATAGATGCAGCAATTGAAGATGTTTTATCAAAGCCACAAACGCCACTTCCTATAGGATTGAAACCTCCATCAATTGATAGTGTGTTGAATGAATTACAATGTCAAGGGATTACAAAAATACCTCcaacttga
- the LOC107845266 gene encoding 26S proteasome non-ATPase regulatory subunit 2 homolog A isoform X1 — MSKTPDPKSTGTGAGKPAGEESTVKVPSKDPKKKDDKKDEDLSEEDLALKQQLELYVERVQDADPGLQKVALESMRQEIRTATSSMTSVPKPLKFLRPHYGTLKGFYEKMPDSDLKTLLADILSVLALTMSAEGERESLKYRLLGSQGDIGSWGHEYVRNLAGEIGQEYAKRQSEEAPIDDLMELVQQIVSFNMKHNAEPDAVDLLIEVEDLDLLVEHVDSSNCKRTCSYLTSFAKYLPGPDDMLVLDIAYTIYMKFEEYPLALVTALALDNMQSIKQVFTSCDDNLMKRQFCYILARHGQTFDIDEELCASDEEREVLQEIVNNVKLSEGYLALARDIEVMEAKTPDDIYKPHLLDGRASAGASVDSARQNLAATFVNAFVNAGFGQDKLMTVPSEATSGGSSASWLFKNKEHGKASAAASLGMILLWDVDSGLAQLDKYFHSTDTHVIAGALLGVGIVNCGIKNDCDPALALLAEYVDKDDPSIRIGAIMGLGLAYAGAQNEQIRSILTPILGDNKASLDVIAFAAISLGLVYVGSCNEEIAQAIIFSLMERIESELGDPLSRLLPLGLGLLYLGKQESVEATAEVSKTFHEKIRKHCDMTLLSCAYAGTGNVLKVQHFLGECAQHLEKGESYQGAAVLGIAMVAMSEELGLEMTIRSLEHLLQYGDQNIRRAVPLALGLLCISNPKVNVMDTLSRLSHDSDTEVAMAAIISLGLIGAGTNNARIAGILRNLSSYHYKEANLLFCLRIAQGLVHLGKGLMTLSPYHSERFLLSPTALAGLITVLHICLDMKAIILGKYHYVLYFLTLAMQPRMLMTVDENLKPLSVPVRVGQAVDVTGQAGRPKTITGFQTHSTPVLLAAGDRAELATEKYIPLSPILEGFVILKENPECRDDN; from the exons ATGTCAAAAACTCCGGATCCGAAAAGTACCGGAACCGGCGCCGGAAAACCCGCCGGAGAAGAATCGACGGTGAAAGTTCCGTCCAAAGATCCAAAGAAGAAGGACGATAAGAAAGACGAAGATCTA TCCGAAGAAGATTTGGCATTGAAGCAGCAATTGGAACTGTATGTGGAAAGAGTTCAGGATGCAGATCCCGGGCTTCAGAAGGTTGCCTTGGAGAGCATGAG gCAGGAAATACGTACAGCAACAAGCTCCATGACATCGGTTCCAAAACCACTGAAGTTCTTGCGTCCCCATTATGGAACACTAAAAGGATTTTATGAGAAAATGCCTGATTCTGATTTAAAG ACACTTCTGGCAGATATTCTCTCTGTTCTGGCGTTGACAATGTCTGCTGAAGGAGAAAGG GAGAGCTTGAAGTATAGACTGTTGGGATCTCAAGGAGACATTGGTTCCTGGGGACACGAATATGTTAG GAACTTGGCTGGAGAAATTGGACAAGAGTATGCAAAGCGTCAG AGTGAAGAGGCCCCAATTGACGATCTTATGGAGCTCGTGCAACAAATTGTTTCTTTCAACATGAAG CATAATGCCGAACCTGACGCCGTGGATCTTTTAATCGAG GTTGAAGACCTTGATCTCTTGGTGGAGCATGTGGATAGCAGCAATTGTAAAAGGACTTGCTCTTATCTCACCAGTTTTGCTAA ATACCTTCCTGGGCCTGATGACATGTTGGTACTTGATATTGCATACACTATATACATGAAGTTTGAGGAGTATCCTCTCGCACTTGTGACTGCATTAGCCCTAGACAACATGCAG TCTATAAAGCAAGTTTTTACGTCATGTGATGATAATCTAATGAAGAGGCAATTCTGTTACATCCTTGCTCGCCAT GGTCAAAcatttgatattgatgaagagCTGTGCGCGAGTGATGAAGAGAGAGAAGTATTGCAGGAAATTGTTAACAATGTGAAATTAAGTGAAGGGTATCTTGCACTTGCTCGTGATATTGAGGTTATGGAAGCCAAAACCCCCGATGACATATACAAG CCACATTTGCTTGATGGCCGAGCTAGTGCAGGGGCAAGTGTAGATTCGGCTAGACAAAATTTGGCTGCTACTTTCGTCAATGCATTTGTCAATGCTGGTTTTGGCCAG GATAAGTTGATGACAGTACCATCAGAGGCAACAAGTGGTGGTTCCTCTGCAAGCTggcttttcaaaaataaagaacatGGGAAGGCTAGTGCTGCAGCAAGTTTG GGAATGATCCTGCTTTGGGATGTTGATTCTGGGCTTGCACAACTTGACAAATAtttccatagtactgacacccATGTAATTGCTGGTGCACTATTAGGAGTTGGGATTGTAAACTGTGGCATCAAGAATGATTGTGATCCG GCATTGGCACTTCTTGCTGAATATGTTGACAAAGATGATCCTTCAATTAGAATAGGCGCTATAATGGGTCTAGGTCTTGCTTATGCAGGTGCTCAGAATGAGCAG ATCAGAAGTATATTGACTCCCATACTTGGAGATAATAAGGCGTCCCTTGATGTAATTGCATTTGCTGCAATATCGTTGGGCTTGGTGTATGTGGGTTCATGTAACGAAGAGATTGCCCAGGCAATCATATTTTCATTGATGGAACGAATCGAGTCAGAATTGGGAGATCCCCTTTCCCGTCTCTTGCCTCTAGGCCTTGGTCTTTTATACCTTGGGAAGCAG GAAAGCGTCGAGGCTACAGCTGAAGTTTCGAAGACTTTCCATGAGAAGATCAGAAAGCATTGTGATATGACCCTCCTTTCTTGTGCCTATGCTGGGACTGGCAATGTACTTAAG GTCCAACACTTTCTTGGTGAATGTGCTCAACATCTTGAAAAGGGTGAAAGCTATCAGGGAGCAGCTGTCCTTGGTATTGCGATGGTTGCAATGTCTGAAGAATTGGGGCTTGAAATGACAATACGCTCACTAGAACATCTTTTGCAGTATGGGGATCAAAATATCAGAAGAGCTGTTCCGTTGGCTCTTGGTCTCCTCTGCATATCAAATCCAAAG GTTAATGTCATGGACACTCTGAGCAGGCTTAGTCATGATTCAGACACTGAAGTCGCAATG GCTGCTATCATTTCCTTGGGATTGATAGGTGCTGGAACAAACAATGCTCGAATAGCTGGCATACTTCGTAACCTGTCCAGTTACCATTACAAAGAAGCCAACCTTCTTTTCTGT TTGCGGATCGCCCAAGGTCTTGTCCATCTAGGGAAGGGCTTGATGACTCTCTCACCATATCATTCGGAACGATTTTTGTTATCTCC GACTGCACTAGCTGGACTTATTACTGTGCTGCACATATGTCTTGATATGAAGGCCATTATCTTGGGGAAATATCACTATGTGCTTTATTTTCTGACACTGGCGATGCAG CCAAGGATGCTAATGACTGTGGATGAGAACTTAAAACCGTTGTCAGTGCCGGTTCGAGTTGGCCAAGCTGTTGATGTTACAGGTCAGGCTGGTCGACCAAAGACTATTACAGGTTTCCAGACACACTCAACCCCAGTTCTCCTTGCTGCTGGGGATCGAGCTGAGCTCGCCACAGAAAA GTACATTCCACTTTCGCCCATTCTTGAAGGCTTTGTCATATTGAAGGAGAATCCCGAATGTAGGGATGATAACTAG